A single Uloborus diversus isolate 005 chromosome 7, Udiv.v.3.1, whole genome shotgun sequence DNA region contains:
- the LOC129226969 gene encoding probable serine/threonine-protein kinase clkA: MTVSPPARAAKEHLTSQNRPSGECAICLYGFSEQDIFTRTECYHYFHSHCLARYVKNILENAEESEEKDVDKSSELFCPMCRIPIKFSTSDEEYPPPTAINEETFNLTEEIVDLQKKMADLYQKQLEKGGIIDVEAERNKYLLEISDMPTQSTSVEKSDSKVVEQSSLDESSNAEPDAHQSPKDKAVVNEKNTKSSSKENFQGNSGRRKKFDPKYERKPDRYERRPDAYRQNNYGKYHRHRDGQFKNASSRTASQEHYSKKDAVQIDSEDQQPTEESTSEVNDPVNKNSDSPDSVKPKHTNNSDYRYNYNRNPRFNQRGRYQRYNNYSNNGSYNRDRRYDGSNNYYKFNYHNRKPHQSNDHFEEKFQDDVDKEGTQRSRGRYYKEKSSFDHKDQFQEDGDTEDTQRSRGRYYKEKSNFDHRDQFQEDGDKEDTQRSRGRYYKEKSNYDRKDRFQDDDKEDTQRSGGRHFKERSNYDRKDKFQNDVDKEDTQRSGGRYFKERNNYDHKFQHKNEKANDSDQNSSEKYSSNANQRKEQHVRKNDLPSERTPQKNDGGDCSENIASDDLYKTEVENSQENKLNPMRSKNYSNYNSSHNYGNDTQYHDKYDYNNRSSRYQRNPNKSYNYGHYSPQNGGYKNYGSEKWQNRPYQKKSSEDFKQEAVAKESESQIKKPVVERNVESSLAPNRSGAEKSSISEMTPGGSPSMLRPPPGFANPASRVHYGLKAANPPPGFSKS, translated from the exons gctgCAAAAGAACATTTAACATCCCAAAATAGACCAAGTGGTGAGTGTGCTATTTGTTTGTATGGTTTTAGTGAACAAGACATCTTTACCAGGACTGAATGTTATCACTATTTTCATTCACATTGTCTGGCAAGATAtgtcaaaaatattcttgaaaatgcTGAAGAAAGTGAAGAAAAAGACGTGGATAAATCCTCTGAA CTGTTCTGCCCCATGTGTCGTATCCCTATAAAATTTTCTACGAGTGATGAAGAATATCCTCCACCAACTGCTATCAATGAAGAAACGTTTAACCTGACTGAGGAAATTGTGGACTTGCAAAAAAAGATGGCTGATCTTTATCAGAAGCAGTTGGAGAAAGGTGGAATAATTGATGTAGAAGcagaaagaaacaaatatttacttgaaatttCTGAT ATGCCTACTCAGTCCACTTCAGTAGAAAAATCCGATTCTAAAGTGGTGGAACAGTCTTCCCTTGATGAATCCAGTAATGCGGAACCAGATGCACATCAGTCTCCGAAAGATAAAGCCGTAGTGaatgagaaaaatacaaaatcaaGTTCAAAGGAAAACTTTCAGGGAAATAGTGGGAGGAGGAAAAAGTTTGATCCAAAATATGAACGAAAACCTGACAGATATGAACGAAGGCCTGATGCCTATCGACAGAATAATTATGGAAAGTATCACCGGCATAGAGATGGACAGTTCAAAAATGCTTCTAGTCGAACTGCTAGTCAAGAGCATTATTCTAAAAAAGACGCAGTGCAAATAGACTCTGAAGATCAACAACCAACTGAAGAAAGCACTTCGGAAGTTAATGATCCAGTAAATAAGAACTCGGACTCTCCAGATTCTGTCAAACCTAAACATACAAATAATTCTGATTATAGATACAATTACAATCGAAATCCACGTTTTAATCAGCGAGGTAGGTATCAGCGCTATAATAATTATTCTAACAATGGCTCCTACAATAGGGATAGACGATATGATGGTTCAAACAATTATTATAAGTTCAACTATCACAATAGGAAACCGCACCAAAGCAATGatcattttgaagagaaatttcAAGATGACGTGGATAAAGAAGGTACGCAACGATCTCGTGgtagatattataaagaaaaaagtagTTTTGACCATAAAGACCAATTCCAAGAAGACGGGGATACAGAAGATACACAACGATCTCGTGgcagatattataaagaaaagagtaaTTTTGACCACAGAGACCAATTTCAAGAAGATGGGGATAAAGAAGATACGCAAAGATCTCGGGgtagatattataaagaaaaaagtaattatgaCCGTAAAGACAGATTCCAAGACGACGATAAAGAAGATACACAAAGGTCTGGTGGTAGgcattttaaagaaagaagtaaTTATGACCGTAAAGACAAATTCCAAAATGATGTAGATAAAGAAGATACGCAAAGATCTGGTGGTAGatattttaaagaaaggaataaTTACGACCATAAGTTTCAGCATAAAAATGAAAAGGCAAATGACTCTGACcaaaattcttcagaaaaataCTCTAGTAATGCCAATCAGAGAAAAGAGCAACATGTTCGGAAAAATGACCTCCCTTCTGAAAGGACTCCACAAAAAAATGACGGTGGCGATTGTAGTGAAAATATTGCTAGTGATGATTTGTACAAAACTGAGGTTGAAAATTCTCAGGAAAATAAATTGAATCCTATGAggtcaaaaaattattcaaattataaCTCAAGTCATAATTATGGCAATGATACACAGTATCATGATAAATATGACTATAATAACAGAAGCAGTCGGTATCAAAGGAATCCTAATAAGTCTTATAATTATGGCCATTATTCTCCCCAAAACGGGGGCTATAAAAATTATGGCTCAGAAAAATGGCAAAATCGACCATATCAGAAAAAGTCATCCGAAGATTTCAAGCAAGAAGCAGTAGCCAAAGAAAGTGAATCTCAGATTAAGAAACCTGTTGTAGAACGTAATGTTGAATCCTCACTGGCCCCAAATAGAAGTGGTGCAGAGAAATCAAGCATATCTGAAATGACCCCTGGTGGATCTCCATCGATGCTTCGACCTCCACCTGGTTTTGCTAATCCGGCTAGTCGAGTGCACTACGGTCTGAAAGCTGCTAATCCGCCGCCGGGATTCAGCAAGAGCTGA